A single genomic interval of Paenibacillus macerans harbors:
- a CDS encoding LCP family protein gives MIERQKRSSKRKKKKLGKKSWIAIIAIVLIIGAGAYMFRKPLAIMAFDLFLSGQVEKQLQESYAPLGGETEPQQVAQEQGQEPFTILLLGVDQRDNEPARSDTMIYAVVRPEEEKVLLISIPRDTYTEIVGKGSMDKINHAYAFGGEKMAKDTVENLLGYPADYYAAINFHGLREIVDALGGIELPITKDIVNKEKYHEKFTIKAGKPLYSGEEALNYVRYREDSDFERTKRHQIFLNAMVNRMLKLDQVTKIPELMDMMGENFKTDLAPSKIIDLSKQVLLGKQQPQISGFTIMGEGMRIKGIYYDKANEEDVAFAKEMIGSWIDPETEPDKLITPESRDAEKAETEAGASNGSDSGTSAAQ, from the coding sequence ATGATAGAAAGGCAGAAACGCAGCTCGAAGCGTAAAAAGAAGAAGCTAGGTAAAAAGTCGTGGATTGCAATCATCGCCATCGTGCTGATCATCGGGGCGGGAGCCTACATGTTCCGCAAGCCGCTGGCCATCATGGCGTTTGACTTGTTCCTCTCCGGACAGGTGGAGAAGCAATTGCAGGAATCCTATGCTCCGCTGGGGGGCGAAACGGAGCCGCAGCAGGTTGCTCAGGAGCAGGGACAGGAGCCGTTCACCATACTGCTGCTTGGTGTCGATCAACGGGATAATGAACCGGCCCGATCCGATACGATGATTTATGCGGTGGTGCGCCCGGAAGAGGAAAAAGTGCTGCTCATTTCCATTCCCCGCGATACGTATACGGAAATTGTGGGTAAAGGCAGTATGGATAAGATTAACCACGCGTATGCTTTTGGCGGCGAGAAAATGGCGAAGGACACCGTGGAGAACTTACTCGGTTATCCGGCCGATTATTATGCGGCGATCAACTTTCATGGGCTGAGGGAAATTGTAGACGCCCTGGGCGGCATTGAGCTGCCGATCACCAAGGATATCGTCAATAAGGAGAAATACCACGAGAAATTTACGATTAAGGCCGGCAAACCGCTGTATAGCGGGGAAGAAGCGCTTAATTACGTCAGATACCGGGAGGACAGCGACTTTGAACGGACGAAACGCCATCAGATCTTTTTGAATGCGATGGTAAACCGGATGCTGAAGCTGGACCAGGTGACGAAAATTCCCGAATTGATGGACATGATGGGGGAAAACTTCAAAACCGATCTTGCGCCAAGCAAAATCATCGACCTGTCGAAGCAGGTGCTGCTCGGGAAGCAGCAGCCACAGATCAGCGGGTTCACCATTATGGGCGAAGGGATGCGCATCAAAGGGATTTATTATGATAAAGCCAACGAAGAGGATGTCGCCTTCGCCAAAGAGATGATCGGGAGCTGGATCGATCCGGAAACGGAGCCGGATAAATTGATTACACCGGAATCGCGCGACGCGGAAAAGGCCGAGACTGAAGCCGGGGCTTCAAACGGAAGCGATTCGGGAACGTCCGCGGCGCAATAG
- a CDS encoding ABC transporter permease, translating into MKVPYPSGPSPEPPVPKPAESSVTGGKAEPALSSKKPPGPWRMLWSKFSHNPYAMTGLGVLLFFIIAAVLAPLISRHDPAKIDLLYANLPAGSPGHLLGTDELGRDIFTRLLYSARISLLIGFSVALASVVIGSVVGALSGYFGGWVDTVCMRIVDVMNSVPTLFLNILVLAIFGSEIRYMIMILALTSWMSIARLVRGNFLQLREMQYVEAARAIGVSDMGIIFRHLLRNSSFPIIVNATLMVGTAILSESALSYLGLGIQAPATSWGLMLSNAQEFMLIDKMQAVYPGLCILIVVLAVNFIGDGIRDALDPRQNISKSRRRLTKWRKNYSKSAN; encoded by the coding sequence CTGAAAGTTCCGTATCCGTCCGGCCCTTCTCCGGAGCCGCCCGTTCCGAAGCCGGCGGAATCTTCCGTAACCGGCGGCAAAGCCGAGCCGGCGCTTTCGTCCAAAAAGCCGCCCGGCCCATGGAGAATGCTCTGGAGCAAATTTTCGCATAATCCGTACGCCATGACGGGTCTGGGCGTGCTGTTGTTTTTCATTATCGCCGCTGTATTGGCACCGCTGATTTCAAGGCATGATCCGGCGAAAATCGATCTGTTGTACGCCAACCTTCCGGCCGGTTCGCCAGGGCATCTGCTCGGCACCGATGAGCTGGGGCGGGATATTTTTACCCGGCTGCTGTACAGCGCCCGCATTTCCTTGCTGATCGGCTTTTCCGTGGCTTTGGCGTCGGTTGTGATCGGATCGGTCGTCGGGGCGTTGTCCGGGTACTTCGGCGGCTGGGTCGACACGGTATGCATGCGCATCGTTGATGTGATGAATTCGGTGCCCACCTTGTTTCTCAATATCCTTGTGCTTGCCATCTTCGGGTCCGAAATCCGGTACATGATCATGATTTTGGCCTTGACGAGCTGGATGAGCATCGCCCGTCTGGTCCGGGGCAACTTTCTGCAGCTGCGGGAAATGCAGTATGTGGAAGCGGCAAGGGCGATCGGGGTATCGGATATGGGGATCATTTTCCGCCATCTGCTGCGCAATTCCAGCTTTCCGATTATCGTCAATGCGACGTTAATGGTAGGCACGGCCATTTTGAGCGAATCGGCTTTGTCCTACCTGGGGCTCGGCATCCAGGCGCCGGCGACGAGTTGGGGGCTTATGCTCAGCAATGCGCAGGAATTTATGCTGATCGATAAAATGCAAGCCGTTTATCCCGGGCTGTGCATCCTGATCGTTGTGCTGGCGGTGAACTTTATCGGCGACGGCATTCGCGACGCCCTGGATCCCAGACAGAACATCAGCAAATCGCGGAGGAGGCTGACAAAGTGGCGGAAAAATTACTCGAAATCCGCAAATTGA
- the rplI gene encoding 50S ribosomal protein L9, translating to MKVIFLQDVKGQGKKGEIKNVSEGYAQNFLIPRGLVRPATEGNVKTLEQQTAAELKRKAQEKEDAIQLGKKLEEITVELKAKAGEGGRLFGAITSKQVADALEKSGVKLDKRKIEMPEPIRSLGVTQVSVKLHPEVKSTLKVHVAEE from the coding sequence ATGAAAGTAATCTTTTTGCAGGATGTCAAAGGTCAAGGCAAAAAAGGGGAAATCAAAAACGTATCGGAAGGCTACGCGCAAAATTTCCTGATCCCGCGCGGATTGGTCCGTCCGGCGACGGAAGGCAACGTGAAAACGCTGGAGCAGCAAACGGCGGCGGAGCTAAAACGAAAGGCACAGGAGAAGGAAGACGCGATCCAGCTGGGCAAGAAGCTCGAAGAGATCACCGTTGAACTGAAAGCGAAAGCCGGTGAAGGCGGACGCCTGTTCGGCGCGATCACCAGCAAGCAGGTGGCGGACGCGCTGGAGAAATCCGGCGTGAAGCTGGATAAACGGAAAATCGAAATGCCCGAACCGATTCGCTCGCTTGGCGTGACCCAGGTTTCGGTGAAGCTGCATCCGGAAGTAAAATCGACGCTGAAGGTTCACGTGGCGGAGGAGTAA
- a CDS encoding ABC transporter ATP-binding protein — MAEKLLEIRKLTAGFLAEQGVVKATDRISLSLDKGQTLCLVGESGSGKSVTSLAIMRLLDYAGGMILEGDIRFRGQNLSQMSQEEMRQIRGNRIAMIFQDPMSALNPVFTAGEQIAESLKLHQNKNGEEAWSMAVDLLRLVGIPAPEIRAKQYPHELSGGMCQRVVIAIALACNPELLIADEPTTALDVTVQAQILDLLRKLQAELGMSILLITHDMGVAAEMADRVAVMYAGAIVEEGPVEEIFAHPSHPYTVGLLQSIPGFEGERGGELYTIQGTIPPIGQLPSGCRFHPRCPYAKDICRQKEPGEFLVGNDHRAACWLYEDKPVFAAGEPSGRSGVKPA; from the coding sequence GTGGCGGAAAAATTACTCGAAATCCGCAAATTGACGGCAGGGTTTCTTGCGGAGCAGGGCGTCGTCAAGGCAACCGACCGCATCTCGCTTAGCCTGGACAAAGGGCAAACGCTGTGCCTGGTCGGCGAGTCGGGCAGCGGAAAAAGCGTCACCTCGCTGGCCATTATGCGGCTGCTTGATTATGCCGGGGGGATGATTTTGGAGGGAGATATCAGGTTCCGCGGGCAGAATCTGTCGCAGATGAGCCAGGAGGAAATGCGCCAAATCCGCGGAAATCGGATTGCCATGATATTCCAGGATCCGATGTCGGCGCTAAACCCGGTATTTACGGCCGGGGAGCAAATTGCCGAAAGCTTAAAGCTGCACCAGAACAAAAACGGGGAGGAAGCCTGGAGCATGGCGGTCGATTTGCTGCGTCTGGTCGGGATTCCGGCTCCGGAGATCCGCGCCAAGCAATATCCGCACGAGCTGTCGGGGGGCATGTGCCAGCGCGTCGTGATCGCCATTGCCCTAGCTTGCAATCCGGAGTTGCTGATCGCCGATGAACCGACGACGGCGCTGGACGTGACGGTGCAGGCGCAAATTCTCGATCTGCTGCGGAAGCTGCAGGCCGAGCTGGGGATGTCGATTTTACTGATTACGCACGACATGGGCGTGGCCGCGGAAATGGCCGACCGGGTCGCCGTCATGTACGCTGGAGCGATCGTGGAGGAAGGGCCGGTGGAGGAAATCTTCGCCCATCCGAGCCATCCATATACAGTGGGGCTGCTGCAATCGATTCCGGGCTTTGAAGGGGAGCGCGGAGGCGAGCTGTATACGATCCAGGGAACGATTCCGCCGATCGGACAGCTGCCCTCGGGGTGCCGGTTTCATCCCCGCTGTCCGTATGCTAAGGACATTTGCCGGCAGAAGGAGCCCGGCGAATTTCTGGTTGGGAACGATCATCGCGCGGCGTGCTGGTTGTATGAGGATAAGCCGGTGTTCGCGGCGGGGGAGCCCAGCGGAAGAAGCGGGGTGAAACCGGCATGA
- a CDS encoding MazG-like family protein, with protein sequence MQREMDVAKRAKVIEWLKTEVVDHVSRLFKALWEGSTTRVTDSLASLIVSSYILGRRLGVSYRDMDDSILEKLRKHQQEGHQLEDWYQDISALEEHMRKR encoded by the coding sequence ATGCAAAGGGAAATGGATGTGGCCAAACGCGCCAAGGTGATTGAATGGCTTAAAACCGAAGTTGTCGATCACGTATCCCGTTTGTTTAAGGCACTTTGGGAAGGCAGCACGACACGGGTAACGGACAGTCTTGCCAGTCTGATCGTCAGCAGCTATATTTTGGGGCGCAGACTTGGTGTTTCCTATCGGGATATGGATGACAGTATTCTGGAAAAACTAAGGAAGCATCAGCAGGAGGGTCACCAGTTGGAGGATTGGTATCAGGATATATCTGCACTTGAAGAACATATGCGTAAGAGGTGA
- a CDS encoding ABC transporter permease codes for MTEYLIRRLLQSVLVIFLITVVTFLLIHAAPGGPTQMMLAPGLSPETFEQQKRNLGLDQPIPVQYVRWVGDLLRGDLGYTFKNHLPVGDLLWPRIANTLILMGAAWLVTLVIALPWGIYNSTKEYGLSDQTASFISYLGFAMPTFWFGILLQQWLSLGLDWFPLSDMHSRGKEGSIADLFMHLVLPVSVLSLGFLASYMKYARASMLEVLEQDYIRTARAKGVKERKVVFRHALRNALIPIITIIGLDLPLLVGGAALTENVFNWPGMGRLYVEMATAREYSVLMAITIVTAVVVVIGSLLADILYAIVDPRVKLGQKGGTAA; via the coding sequence ATGACAGAATATCTGATCCGTCGTTTGCTGCAATCGGTGCTGGTCATATTTTTGATTACGGTCGTCACCTTTCTGCTCATCCACGCTGCTCCGGGCGGTCCCACCCAGATGATGCTGGCTCCGGGCTTATCGCCGGAAACGTTCGAACAGCAGAAGCGTAATCTTGGACTCGATCAGCCGATCCCCGTCCAGTACGTCCGCTGGGTGGGGGACCTGCTGCGGGGCGACCTCGGTTATACGTTTAAAAATCATCTTCCGGTGGGGGATCTGCTGTGGCCGCGGATCGCCAACACGCTGATTTTGATGGGGGCGGCCTGGCTGGTGACGCTGGTTATTGCGCTTCCCTGGGGGATTTACAACAGTACGAAGGAGTACGGCTTGTCCGACCAGACCGCGTCTTTTATCTCTTATTTGGGGTTTGCCATGCCGACGTTCTGGTTCGGCATTTTGCTGCAGCAGTGGCTTTCCCTGGGACTCGACTGGTTTCCGCTTTCGGACATGCACAGCCGCGGCAAGGAAGGCAGCATCGCCGATTTGTTTATGCATCTGGTGCTGCCGGTCTCGGTGCTGTCTTTGGGGTTCTTGGCTTCTTATATGAAATACGCGCGCGCGAGCATGCTTGAGGTGCTGGAGCAGGATTACATCCGCACCGCACGGGCCAAAGGCGTCAAGGAACGCAAGGTGGTGTTCCGGCATGCGCTGCGCAACGCGCTCATTCCGATCATCACGATCATCGGCCTTGATTTGCCGCTGCTGGTCGGGGGAGCCGCTTTGACGGAAAACGTGTTTAACTGGCCGGGCATGGGCCGATTATATGTTGAGATGGCCACGGCGCGTGAATATTCCGTACTGATGGCAATTACCATCGTTACCGCTGTCGTGGTAGTTATCGGCAGCCTCCTGGCGGACATTTTGTACGCGATCGTGGATCCGCGGGTCAAATTGGGGCAGAAGGGGGGAACGGCGGCGTGA
- a CDS encoding DHH family phosphoesterase, which produces MPNLLQKRWYGYQTVWMFMLQLLLVIFVSYYNWILGLVSLCLVGVLTYNMLQAERRFRKELVRYVTDLNYRVKRVEGQVVGSLPFGLMLYSEDRTVEWHNRFVGGMYGRDSVVGQPLAELLPQLQLPQPGGRDKKEGHGGKTKAEAMVDDRYYELTVDQAERLIYIHDMTELAVLRERYEDERAALGIVLLDNLDEATQGMDDQQRTALIARVATAITEWAKQYRVYLRRLSSERYLMILNQRSLNELEQSRFVILDEVREMTADLKVPITLSIGLAFGTERFSELGELAQSSLDMALGRGGDQAAVKAGQRLSFYGGKSGAIEKRTRVRARVIAHALRDLMQESDRVIIMGHRVPDFDVIGASIGVLKAADMYKVEAHIVLDGPNPGIGSLMEHIGKDDALMRRFITPEQALGMMTQHTLLVLVDTHKASITMEPRLVEEASRVVVVDHHRRGEEFVSDAVLVYLEPYASSACELVTELLQYIHEKVEISPLEATTLLAGMTVDTKHFALHTGSRTFEAAAFLRRNGADTVLVQRLLKEDLKEYIAKADIIKHARMIHGHIAVAAAEPGRKVPQLLIAQVADTLLNMTGVQASFVICERPDGLIGISARSLGSMNVQVVMERLGGGGHLTNAAVQLEGTQAEAEKKLLAVLDEMEKEEGLFE; this is translated from the coding sequence ATGCCAAATCTTTTGCAAAAACGTTGGTACGGTTATCAAACCGTGTGGATGTTCATGCTTCAGCTGCTGCTCGTCATCTTCGTCTCCTATTACAACTGGATTCTGGGACTCGTCAGCCTTTGCCTGGTCGGGGTGCTGACCTATAACATGCTGCAGGCGGAACGCCGGTTCCGCAAGGAACTGGTCCGTTACGTCACGGATCTGAACTATCGCGTCAAACGGGTGGAAGGCCAAGTGGTCGGCAGTCTTCCGTTTGGGCTAATGCTCTACAGTGAGGACCGGACCGTGGAATGGCACAACCGGTTCGTCGGCGGGATGTACGGCAGGGATTCGGTCGTCGGTCAGCCGCTCGCCGAGCTGCTGCCGCAGCTGCAGCTGCCGCAGCCGGGGGGACGGGACAAGAAGGAAGGACACGGCGGAAAAACGAAAGCGGAAGCGATGGTGGATGATCGTTATTACGAGCTTACCGTTGATCAGGCGGAGCGGCTCATTTACATCCACGATATGACGGAACTGGCCGTGCTGCGCGAGCGCTACGAAGACGAACGCGCCGCGCTGGGCATCGTTCTGCTGGACAATCTCGACGAGGCGACGCAGGGGATGGACGACCAGCAGCGGACGGCGTTGATCGCCCGGGTCGCGACAGCGATCACGGAATGGGCCAAACAGTACCGCGTTTATCTGCGTCGGCTGTCTTCCGAACGGTATCTGATGATCCTGAATCAGAGATCGCTGAACGAACTGGAGCAAAGCCGGTTCGTCATCCTCGACGAGGTCCGCGAGATGACCGCGGACCTGAAGGTGCCGATTACGCTCAGCATCGGCCTCGCTTTCGGCACCGAGCGCTTCAGCGAGCTGGGCGAACTCGCCCAGTCCAGCCTCGATATGGCGCTCGGGCGGGGGGGCGACCAGGCCGCGGTGAAGGCCGGTCAGAGGTTGTCTTTCTATGGCGGCAAATCGGGCGCCATAGAGAAGCGGACGCGCGTTCGCGCCCGCGTCATCGCGCACGCTCTGCGCGACCTGATGCAGGAGAGCGACCGCGTCATCATCATGGGCCATCGCGTCCCGGACTTCGACGTGATCGGCGCCTCCATCGGCGTGCTGAAAGCCGCCGATATGTACAAGGTCGAAGCCCACATCGTCCTGGATGGCCCGAACCCGGGCATCGGCAGCCTGATGGAGCATATCGGCAAGGACGACGCCTTGATGCGGCGGTTCATTACGCCCGAGCAGGCGCTCGGTATGATGACGCAGCATACGCTGCTCGTGCTCGTGGACACGCATAAGGCGTCGATCACGATGGAGCCGCGGCTGGTGGAGGAGGCGAGCCGGGTAGTCGTCGTGGACCACCATCGGCGGGGCGAGGAATTCGTGAGCGACGCGGTGCTCGTCTATCTGGAACCGTACGCCTCCTCCGCCTGCGAGCTCGTAACCGAGCTGTTGCAGTACATTCACGAGAAGGTGGAGATCAGCCCGCTGGAGGCGACGACGCTGCTGGCGGGGATGACGGTCGATACGAAGCATTTTGCGCTGCATACCGGGTCGCGCACGTTCGAGGCGGCGGCGTTCCTGCGGCGGAACGGGGCCGACACGGTGCTGGTGCAGCGGCTGCTGAAGGAAGACCTGAAAGAGTATATCGCCAAGGCCGATATCATCAAGCATGCGCGGATGATTCACGGGCATATTGCCGTAGCCGCGGCGGAGCCGGGCCGCAAAGTCCCGCAGCTGCTGATCGCCCAGGTGGCCGATACGCTGCTGAACATGACGGGCGTGCAGGCTTCGTTTGTGATCTGCGAGCGGCCGGACGGCCTGATCGGCATCAGCGCCCGTTCGCTCGGCAGCATGAACGTGCAGGTTGTAATGGAACGGCTGGGCGGCGGGGGGCATTTGACCAATGCCGCCGTGCAGCTGGAAGGAACCCAGGCGGAAGCGGAGAAGAAGCTGCTCGCCGTGCTGGATGAAATGGAGAAGGAAGAGGGGTTGTTCGAATGA
- a CDS encoding IS4 family transposase, which produces MDNVKAKTVICQLISLLPIDVHQRLLFDHYTKKLTTMKAIMLFINAQLKQWSSYGEMEIALRAEPKLQQLLQLESISGSQLSRKLDQIPTELLEWMFQHLASQTQQRACHQGQSGKLHIIDSSSIRLPLQLGSWAKMSNKSSGVKMHLRLVVTAPDKLFPDAMIPSSLNVGDRAGAVELVVPSDAIYVMDRGYDDYARMDQWVQDNIQFVIRMRDRALATVIEEYPVPEGSNITRDAKVCVGSSFRSMEHSVRLVEFYDEQERTYRIFTSVWDKTAEEIAQIYKNRWLIELYFKWLKQHLRLKKLHSHKPQAIWNQLFLALITALLVEHIRHSTQTAKTNWQVLRILREYLYRSWRSFRTELDRKPSRSSPGRRPGSGPKALSVRTMVGIIKPSKFKE; this is translated from the coding sequence ATGGATAACGTTAAAGCTAAAACGGTCATTTGTCAACTGATTTCCTTACTGCCCATCGATGTGCATCAACGTTTACTCTTCGACCATTACACCAAGAAACTTACCACGATGAAAGCGATCATGCTCTTCATCAATGCTCAGTTGAAACAATGGTCATCTTACGGTGAAATGGAAATTGCACTTCGTGCTGAGCCGAAACTTCAGCAGCTTCTACAGTTGGAGAGTATCAGCGGCTCGCAATTATCCCGAAAACTCGATCAGATCCCAACGGAGCTGTTGGAGTGGATGTTTCAGCATCTGGCATCACAAACACAGCAACGTGCTTGCCACCAGGGCCAGAGCGGGAAATTGCACATCATTGATTCTTCCAGCATTCGACTGCCGCTTCAACTTGGAAGTTGGGCCAAGATGTCAAATAAGAGTAGCGGCGTCAAGATGCATCTGCGCCTCGTTGTTACAGCTCCCGACAAGCTATTTCCTGATGCCATGATCCCCAGTTCGCTCAATGTAGGGGATCGTGCGGGGGCCGTTGAACTGGTCGTCCCCTCGGATGCGATTTATGTGATGGATCGCGGTTATGATGATTATGCCCGGATGGATCAATGGGTCCAGGACAACATCCAGTTTGTGATCCGTATGCGAGATCGCGCGCTTGCCACCGTCATTGAGGAGTATCCTGTTCCGGAAGGCTCGAACATCACGCGGGACGCCAAGGTTTGCGTGGGCAGTTCCTTCCGATCCATGGAACATTCCGTTCGTTTGGTGGAGTTTTATGACGAGCAGGAACGGACTTATCGTATTTTTACATCGGTATGGGATAAGACCGCTGAAGAAATCGCGCAGATCTACAAAAATCGCTGGCTCATCGAGTTGTATTTTAAATGGCTGAAGCAACATTTGCGATTGAAGAAGCTGCACAGTCATAAACCACAGGCTATTTGGAACCAGTTATTCTTGGCTTTAATTACTGCCTTGCTCGTGGAGCACATCCGGCACAGCACCCAAACGGCAAAAACAAACTGGCAAGTGCTCCGGATTCTCCGCGAGTATTTGTACCGTTCATGGCGATCCTTTCGAACCGAACTGGATCGGAAACCCAGTCGAAGTAGTCCGGGGAGACGTCCGGGGTCAGGTCCCAAAGCGTTATCGGTGCGCACAATGGTTGGGATAATTAAGCCAAGCAAGTTCAAGGAATAA
- a CDS encoding DUF2232 domain-containing protein, with translation MKLRWTSVAWSAVYLLLLLSLATPLTVVTIFFLMVPGVLLYTTLSTRAFIAHTAAVWLIAALVFGPFLLLEAVFFIIPAIVMGYLYKKRSPAFRIVMSGTGTLLLEFILVLLISTVFFNFNLATAIEDMINAAVAPLQDVADSSMSGGLVWSPELSQQFSSLTVRMVPFTMIVCSLLMAAVAHAVSRPTLASLGHAVPKLAPIRDWKLPRSLIWYYLIGLLIQLFAGGVIQNGFLGTIVLNLMPLLQFLFMVQTASFFFFVAYHRRWNPAIPVLLVVALLFIPPLRIVGILDIAFPLRDMITRPRR, from the coding sequence TTGAAGTTGCGCTGGACATCGGTGGCCTGGAGCGCCGTTTATTTGCTGCTTCTGCTGTCACTCGCTACTCCGCTGACCGTTGTTACGATTTTTTTTCTAATGGTACCGGGCGTCTTGCTCTACACGACGTTGTCCACCAGAGCGTTTATCGCGCATACGGCGGCCGTTTGGCTGATTGCGGCGCTTGTTTTCGGGCCGTTCCTATTGCTGGAGGCTGTGTTTTTCATCATCCCCGCGATCGTGATGGGTTATTTATATAAAAAAAGAAGCCCGGCCTTTCGGATCGTGATGTCCGGGACCGGGACGCTCCTGCTGGAATTTATTCTGGTGCTGCTGATCAGCACGGTGTTCTTCAACTTCAATCTGGCCACGGCCATTGAAGATATGATCAATGCGGCGGTTGCGCCTTTGCAGGACGTGGCCGACAGCTCCATGTCGGGCGGGTTGGTCTGGTCGCCAGAGTTGAGCCAGCAGTTTTCCAGCCTGACCGTACGGATGGTGCCGTTCACGATGATCGTCTGCTCGCTGCTGATGGCCGCCGTGGCCCATGCCGTCTCCCGGCCGACGCTGGCCAGTCTGGGGCATGCCGTTCCGAAGCTGGCGCCGATCCGGGACTGGAAGCTTCCGCGCTCGCTAATCTGGTACTATTTGATCGGGCTGCTGATCCAATTGTTTGCCGGCGGAGTCATACAAAATGGGTTCCTCGGCACGATCGTGCTCAATCTGATGCCGCTGCTGCAGTTTTTGTTTATGGTACAAACGGCAAGCTTCTTCTTCTTTGTGGCTTATCATCGCAGGTGGAACCCGGCCATACCGGTGCTGCTCGTGGTGGCGCTCTTGTTCATTCCGCCTTTGCGTATCGTGGGGATTCTGGACATCGCTTTTCCGCTGCGGGATATGATTACTAGACCAAGACGATAG
- a CDS encoding ABC transporter ATP-binding protein, protein MIINTAPLQSAPKAESQDSGEILVDIRNVKKYFPIQKGLLSRVVGHVKAVDDVSLAIRQGETFGLVGESGCGKSTLGRVILRLQGATDGEVVFRGRDIHKLKGQELRKLREEMQIIFQDPFGSLNPRFLVRDIIGEPLRVHRSMSAKQIDERVVELMELVGLDASRRNRYPHEFSGGQRQRIGIARAIALNPKFIVADEAVSALDVSVQSQVINLLMKLQRELGLTFLFIAHGLNVVRHISDRVGVMYLGKLVEVGETETLFAAPLHPYTAALLSAIPKPAPGRRKERVVLQGDVPSPANPPSGCRFHTRCPFAGDKCAKVEPKLTEAGPGRQVACHFPLGADSGLV, encoded by the coding sequence ATGATCATCAACACGGCGCCTTTGCAGTCAGCACCGAAGGCGGAGAGCCAAGATTCCGGGGAGATTTTGGTGGATATCCGCAACGTAAAGAAATATTTTCCGATTCAAAAAGGATTGTTAAGCCGGGTCGTTGGGCACGTGAAAGCCGTTGACGACGTTTCATTGGCCATTCGCCAAGGAGAGACCTTCGGGCTCGTCGGTGAATCGGGCTGCGGCAAATCGACGTTGGGACGCGTTATATTACGGCTTCAGGGCGCGACGGACGGGGAGGTCGTGTTCCGGGGGCGGGATATTCACAAGTTAAAGGGCCAGGAGCTGCGAAAATTGCGCGAGGAAATGCAGATCATTTTTCAAGATCCGTTTGGCTCGCTGAATCCGCGTTTTCTGGTTAGGGATATCATCGGCGAACCGCTGCGCGTTCACCGCAGCATGTCGGCCAAACAGATCGACGAGCGCGTTGTTGAGCTGATGGAGCTGGTCGGGCTGGATGCCAGCCGGCGCAACCGGTACCCGCACGAATTTTCCGGGGGACAGCGGCAGCGGATCGGTATTGCCCGGGCAATTGCCCTGAACCCGAAATTTATCGTCGCGGATGAGGCTGTTTCGGCGCTGGACGTCTCCGTGCAATCGCAGGTCATCAATTTGCTGATGAAGCTGCAGCGTGAATTGGGGTTGACGTTTTTGTTCATTGCCCACGGTTTGAATGTCGTCCGTCACATATCGGACCGGGTAGGGGTGATGTACCTCGGCAAACTGGTGGAGGTGGGGGAAACCGAAACGTTGTTTGCCGCGCCGCTTCATCCTTATACGGCCGCCTTGCTGTCGGCGATTCCCAAGCCTGCGCCGGGACGCCGCAAGGAGCGCGTCGTGCTGCAGGGGGATGTGCCGTCGCCGGCAAATCCGCCATCGGGCTGCCGGTTCCACACCCGCTGCCCGTTTGCCGGGGACAAATGCGCCAAGGTGGAGCCGAAGCTGACGGAAGCCGGGCCCGGCCGCCAAGTGGCTTGCCACTTTCCGCTCGGCGCGGATAGCGGTTTGGTATAA
- a CDS encoding CBS domain-containing protein, translated as MNIAFFLLPKNDVVTVTLDSTLRQTLERMEFHRYTAVPIISQDGAYVGTVTEGDLLWHMKNSGGKINFETASKFLLKDVPLKMDIKPVRIDADMEDLINLAKVQNFVPVVDDRGRFIGIVRRSQIIEYCEKFVTRNVLESNK; from the coding sequence ATGAATATTGCATTTTTTTTATTGCCCAAAAACGATGTCGTCACCGTCACGCTGGATTCCACACTGCGGCAGACGCTGGAGCGGATGGAGTTTCACCGTTATACGGCGGTGCCGATTATCAGCCAGGACGGGGCCTATGTCGGAACGGTGACCGAAGGCGATTTGCTGTGGCATATGAAAAACTCCGGCGGCAAAATAAACTTTGAGACCGCTTCAAAATTTTTGCTGAAGGATGTTCCGCTCAAGATGGATATCAAGCCGGTGCGCATCGATGCGGATATGGAGGATTTGATCAATTTGGCAAAGGTGCAGAACTTCGTGCCGGTAGTGGACGACCGGGGGCGGTTTATCGGTATCGTCCGCCGCAGCCAAATTATCGAATATTGCGAAAAGTTCGTCACCAGAAACGTGCTGGAATCCAATAAATAG